One part of the Pecten maximus chromosome 1, xPecMax1.1, whole genome shotgun sequence genome encodes these proteins:
- the LOC117340529 gene encoding cell wall protein DAN4-like codes for MTTPTNQTSADTTPTNTTPTNQTPTDTTPTDTTPTNTTPTNTTPTDTTPTDTTPTDTTTTDTTTTDTTPTNTTTNTTPTNTTPTDTTTTDTTPTNTTPTNTTPTNTTLTNTTPTNTTPTNQTSTNTTPTNTTLTNTTPTNTTLTNTIPTNTTPTNQTSTNTTPTNTTPTNQTPTNTTTTDTTPTNTTPTNTTPTNTTPTNQTSTDTTSTNTTPTNTTSTNTTPTNTTPTNTTPTNQTSTDTTPTNTTPTNTTPTNQTPTNTTPTNTTPTNTTPTNQDINQYNTNQYNINQYNTNQYNTNQNNNNQYCCMFACFCDVIFLRVC; via the coding sequence ATGACAACACCAACCAATCAGACATCAGCCGATACAACACCAACCAATACAACACCAACCAATCAGACACCAACCGATACAACACCAACCGATACAACACCAACCAATACAACACCAACCAATACAACACCAACCGATACAACACCAACCGATACAACACCAACCGATACAACAACAACCGATACAACAACAACCGATACAACACCAACCAATACAACAACCAATACAACACCAACCAATACAACACCAACCGATACAACAACAACCGATACAACACCAACCAATACAACACCAACCAATACAACACCAACCAATACAACACTAACCAATACAACACCAACCAATACAACACCAACTAATCAAACATCAACCAATACAACACCAACCAATACAACACTAACCAATACAACACCAACCAATACAACACTAACCAATACAATACCAACCAATACAACACCAACTAATCAAACATCAACCAATACAACACCAACCAATACAACACCAACCAATCAGACACCAACCAATACAACAACAACCGATACAACGCCAACCAATACAACACCAACCAATACAACACCAACCAATACAACACCAACCAATCAGACATCAACCGATACAACATCAACCAATACAACACCAACCAATACAACATCAACCAATACAACACCAACCAATACAACACCAACCAATACAACACCAACCAATCAGACATCAACCGATACAACACCAACCAATACAACACCAACCAATACAACACCAACCAATCAGACACCAACCAATACAACACCAACCAATACAACACCAACCAATACAACACCAACCAATCAAGACATCAACCAATACAACACCAACCAATACAACATCAACCAATACAACACCAACCAATACAACACCaaccaaaacaacaacaatcaaTACTGCTGTATGTTTGCTTGCttctgtgatgttatatttttgaGAGTTTGTTAG